One stretch of Gadus chalcogrammus isolate NIFS_2021 chromosome 14, NIFS_Gcha_1.0, whole genome shotgun sequence DNA includes these proteins:
- the LOC130403060 gene encoding secretory carrier-associated membrane protein 5-like has translation MTEPNFPPLPGFIPLKPCFYQDFEEIPEQNRTMCKRMYHLWIMNSVTLAVNLVGCFAWMFAGGGVTNFGLAIIWLLMFTPCSYVCWFRPIYKAFKTDSSFNFMAFFFVFMAQVGISIIQSIGIPGWGVCGWLATLSYFSYNILVALIMLVPTLMFTGVAALSFLALTRIHNSYRGSGGSMSKAQEEWTTGAWKNPQVQAAAQQAAMGAAMGGMQEHHSSPQYDNQV, from the exons ATGACAG AACCGAACTTCCCACCGTTGCCGGGGTTTATCCCTCTGAAGCCATGCTTCTACCAGGACTTTGAGGAGATCCCCGAGCAGAACCGCACCATGTGCAAGCGCATGTATCACCTGTGGATCA TGAACAGTGTTACCCTGGCGGTGAATCTGGTTGGCTGCTTCGCATGGATGTTCGCCGGAGGGGGCGTTACCAACTTCGGCCTTGCCATCATCTGGCTGTTGATGTTCACTCCCTGCTCCTATGTGTGCTGGTTCCGGCCCATCTACAAGGCCTTCAA GACTGACAGCTCCTTCAACTTCATGGCGTTCTTCTTTGTGTTCATGGCCCAAGTGGGAATCAGCATCATCCAGAGCATAGGCATCCCGGGCTGGGGAGTCTG TGGCTGGCTGGCCACCCTGTCCTACTTCAGCTACAACATCCTGGTGGCGCTGATCATGCTGGTCCCCACCCTCATGTTCACAGGGGTGGCGGCGCTCTCCTTCCTGGCGCTCACCAGG ATCCACAACTCGTACCGAGGCAGCGGCGGCAGCATGTCCAAGGCCCAGGAGGAGTGGACCACGGGGGCCTGGAAGAACCCCCAGGTCCAGGCTGCCGCCCAGCAGGCCGCCATGGGAGCCGCCATGGGGGGCATGCAGGAGCATCACTCCAGCCCGCAGTACGACAACCAGGTGTAG